Part of the Candidatus Purcelliella pentastirinorum genome is shown below.
TGAGAATATTGATTTAACAGGTGACCCTTGGGATGGTAGAACTTTAGAATGGTCCATATCTTCACCTCCTCCTGTTTATAATTTTCTTATTTTACCCAGTGTTCATAGTAAAGATGCTTTTTGGGAAATGAAAAGAATGAATAATATAAATAAAAATCATAAATTTGATAAAAATATACATTTGCCTAAAAATAATTTTTTTGGTATTTTAATATCATTTTTTACTTTATTAGTAGGATTTTCTGCTATATGGCATATTTGGTGGTTATTTTTTTTATCAGTTTTCTTTGTATTTATAGTTTTTATTTTTAAAACTTTTGAAAGTGATAATTTTTATATTGTTACAGAATATATGATCAAAAATAAAAAAAAGTAGATATATTTTAATTTCATCTTTTATATGGATAAGTTTAATGAATTTGATATATTGTAAGAAAAATAATTTAGAACATGAAGAAAATTTTTCAAATAGAATAATAGGTTTTTGGTTTTATTTATTAAGTGATTTTATTATTTTTGGTGTTTTATTTACAGTATATGTAATTATGCGTTTTAATTTTAATAATTTGGTTGATTTTAATAAAATATTTAATCCTTATATTGTTTTTTTTGAAACTATTCTATTATTATTTAGTTCTTTTAGTTATGGTATTTTTTTAGTTTTTTTAAAGAAATTTTCTTCTAAAATACACTGTGTTTTGTTATTATGTATAACTTTTTTTTTAGGTATTAGTTTTGTTTTTTTAGAATTTTATGAATTTTATAATTTATATTTTTTAGGTTTTTCTCCTTTTATTAATGGTTTTTTTTCAGCATTTTTTACTCTATTAGGTGTTCATGGATTACATGTTATTTGTGGTCTAATTTGGATATTAGTTATGTTATTTCATTTTTATCATAATGGTTTTAGTAAAATTAATATTAATCGTTTTATTTGTTTGGGATTATTTTGGCATTTATTGGATATAGTATGGATATTTTTATATAATTTTATATATTTAATAGGAGTGATTTAATGAAATATTTATTTAAAAAATTTATTTTTTTAAATAATGAAATTAAATTATATATAATAGGTTTATTTTTATCTTTATTTTTAGTTATGTTATCTTTTTTAATCATATTTTTTAGATTTTTTGATCGTAATATAACTTTAGATTTAATTTATTTTTTTATGATATTTCAATTCATAATACATTTATTATGTTTTTTACATTTTTATGATTTTTTGAAATGGTATTTAAATATTATTTCTATGATTTTTGTTTTTTTTATTATTTTAATTATTATTTTTGGCTCTAAATGGATATTATTCCATTTGCAGTATAAATAATTTTTTTATATTTCAATTAAATAATGTTTATTAAATATTTTAATCTTATAAAACCTAAAATTGTTATTGGAAATTTAATTTCTTGTTTAGGAAGTTTTTTATTAGCTTCCAAGGGAAATATAAATTTTGTTCTTTTATTTAATACTTTAATAGGTATGTTTGCAGTGTTGTCTTCTTCTTGTATGCTGAATAATTTAATTGATCATGATATAGATCATAAAATGCAAAGAACTCAAAATAGGATTTGTATTTTAAATTCTATTACTTTTTATTTAATATTTTTTATTGCCTTATTTTTTAGTTTATTTGGTTTTATATTTTTGTATACATTTTGTAACATATTTATTTCTATTTTATCTTTAATAGGTTTTTTAATTTATGTAATTTTATATAGTTTATTTATGAAAAGATATTATATACATAGTATATTAATAGGAAGTTTATCTGGTTCTATCCCCCCAATTATAGGATATTGTTCTGTTACTAATAATTTTGATTATTGTGCTTTTATTTTATTTATTATTTATATTTTTTGGCAAATCCCTCACTCTTATTCTAGTATGATATATAATATCTGTGATTATAGAAAGATAGATATTAAAATATTGCCAATTGTTAAAGGTATTTTATTAACTAAAAAATATATTATTTTTTATATAATTATTTTTTCTTTATCTTCTTTATTTTTATATTTATTTAATTATGTTGGTTATAAATATTTAATTATTATATCTTGTGTTGATTTTTTTTGGTTTTTTATATCATGTATAGGTTTTATTTATTTAGATAATGATATAATCTGGTCCAGATGTGTATATTTATATTCTTTACTAATTATAATTTTATTTAATTTTATGATATCTATTGATTATATTATTTAGTAAGTATATTTTTGTATATGTTTTTAGATTTTATTTTTTAAAACTTTTATTTTTAATTTTATTATGAATAATATTGAATATCGTGCGTTATTTGGT
Proteins encoded:
- a CDS encoding cytochrome c oxidase subunit 3, whose translation is MNLIYCKKNNLEHEENFSNRIIGFWFYLLSDFIIFGVLFTVYVIMRFNFNNLVDFNKIFNPYIVFFETILLLFSSFSYGIFLVFLKKFSSKIHCVLLLCITFFLGISFVFLEFYEFYNLYFLGFSPFINGFFSAFFTLLGVHGLHVICGLIWILVMLFHFYHNGFSKININRFICLGLFWHLLDIVWIFLYNFIYLIGVI
- the cyoE gene encoding heme o synthase, whose amino-acid sequence is MFIKYFNLIKPKIVIGNLISCLGSFLLASKGNINFVLLFNTLIGMFAVLSSSCMLNNLIDHDIDHKMQRTQNRICILNSITFYLIFFIALFFSLFGFIFLYTFCNIFISILSLIGFLIYVILYSLFMKRYYIHSILIGSLSGSIPPIIGYCSVTNNFDYCAFILFIIYIFWQIPHSYSSMIYNICDYRKIDIKILPIVKGILLTKKYIIFYIIIFSLSSLFLYLFNYVGYKYLIIISCVDFFWFFISCIGFIYLDNDIIWSRCVYLYSLLIIILFNFMISIDYII